In the genome of Arvicola amphibius chromosome 2, mArvAmp1.2, whole genome shotgun sequence, the window aatagtaataaaatacattcatagcatacagagggggaatcccatatcaatgtGGATTTTAGTCTCTCCACCGAGGcgtattttataaagaataaggTTCATAAATGTGTTATAcatatttcttattaaaatttcaaagcatGCTTTCCTTCTTACCAGCTAGTGATGCCTTCTGAGAAAGACCCTCAGTGTGGCCTTCAGCAGCTCAGTAAGTCACACTAGGTTCCGTTGTATGCCTTGCAGTTTTCATACCTGGCAGCACAGCTGAGGCTGCCCTGCTTTGTGATTCTACTTCCATGATGAGGGATATATTCATGACTGCCCAGGCTTCCTCTACCTGCCACCTTCTCGTCCATCAGGGTTTGGGGACCACTAAGAACCCAGTGACTACAGCTGGCACAGAACAGCTGCTGTTGTCTACTTTAATCAGGCAACATGGAAGAGAAATTAGCATTatgccatccccccccccccccgcaatctGCTCAGACCCTTTATACTTTGGGTTCCCGTTCTTCACCAACCACCAAAGCAAGCTCAGCTGCTTCTTACTCTCTTAAGGTCCCTGACATCACCTGCTCAGCCTGTTACAGCCTAGCCTAGGAATCTTGATcagggttggttttgtttgtttgttttatctgtaAGCTAAGGAAACAAAAGGCCTAGAAGCTCCTGTGTGACTGGAAGCAGTGGGGAAACTCTCAACCACAGCAGGCAGACTCAGCCTGTAAAGGAGGCTTTGTTAGAGGTGAGGAAATAAGCAATATGCAGCAGATGCAAAGCTGTCAtctgcagagcagagcaggaacTTTAAACAGTCTTTGAAGGGGTCCCCTCCCGAATTTGTGGTTGGTTCCTTTGAACAAAGGCAAGATGGATGATTAACCCACAACTGTTATGTAAACACATCCTGATCAGTCTTGCCTTGTCAGGTCCATCAGCTAGCAGGGGCTTAATATCAGTGGGATaggggaaaagacagagagacagacagacagatggagggagggagagagggagggagggagggagggagaaagaaagaaagaaagaaagaaagaaagaaagaaagaaagaaagaaagaaagaaagaaagaaaggacgaACCTTTCTTTTAAGCTGCTAAGCTTTTGTCTCAGTCAGGAAGGTGAGGACGTTCACCATCTTTATCTGCCTGCCTATCAAGTCCTGATCTCTCAATCCTACCCAACTCCCTCTGAGGACTTTGATCTTTACAGGGTTGAAGTTAGGAAAAGACACAATGgggttttctgaagaaaaaaaaattgaattttaggAATATCAAGGCAGATTGTATTTTTGTatggaaaattcatttttttgttgttttcgaATGTACCTATTTCATCCAATTTAAATGGAAGAGACCACTAGGGGGCTGGCCTCACAGGAGAAAAAGGTAGAGCCTCCAGGAAAGGATTTAGAGGAGCAAGGAGATGGCTGGAGTTTGGGCCCTTATCAAGCTCTGGAGAATATAGTGCTGtttctttgtccttcctctcGTCCCTGGGCAGTAACCTCACCCCTATTGCTACTAAAGCAGAAATACTCTTCCCATGCCTAATTTCTGGCTTCGAGGATCAGATGAATTCTCACATGTGCCTTTATGTTGTCTTCATTGTCTCATTCTTTTAGAGTCAACCTACCGACACCAGGCAACCATCGATGACGAAGTTGTTTCTATGGAGATCCTAGATACCGCTGGCCAGGTGAATAGAAATTCAGCTAAGTATTTTCTGcagtaaataaaaaggagatatgTAAGTTATgcattatgtaaaaaaaaataaagctcaagAATTTTTCTGTAGGTGACTTTTATATGACTAAAAGCTCATAGCTTCCATTATCTCTCCACTTTATACACTGGTGCATATGTGATCTGATTCTGTGTAAATGACCTTCAAGAATACCTTCAAGAAggtattagaaataataaaatactcacaGTCATATCTAGGGTGGTTTTCCTTCTATATCTGGGAGATGGCAATGTATTTATTCATGTGGCTTTATAGCCAAATATGCGTTTGGAATGATCAGATGAATTTAAATAAGCATTGCTATCGAAAGGAATTATTAAAATCCTCATGTGCAAGGTGAGTCTTTGAGAGAGCGCTCTGGTCTATCCTGCATTCCAAGTCTCTATGACCACATGCAggtttgtctgtgtgtttcacACTGCATTATGCAGAGATACCTGCCTACAAATCTTGCTGGCAAATTTCCTTTGACATTAATCAGATCAAGTCTTAGAAAAGGTTCATAGTCTCAGTCCCTAAATATAGAAATGGCTACAGGGGATAGTTTGGTGGCCAGACATTTCCAACAATGACCCATGACCTCTAAGAAGACTTGAGTTAAAGTGTTTCATCTAAGAAATGCTCCTGAAATTAATTATACCCCTATCCTGCTCATCACTCTGTCTTTGTGTATGGATCTTCATACAGTACTGAACACACCAAGAGAGGCAGAAGCCTCTTGAAAACATCTGAACCTATGAAAAcaatgcttttctctctctttccctctcatcttttcttcttcctccttttcttcttcctcctcttcttcatcttcttcctgtctctcttcccacaCATAATGTCTCTCCACATagcccagactgcccttgaacacGACATCCTCTCACCTccgcctcccaagtactaggaccACAGGTCCATGTTCCTCCAGACGCAGCCACCAACATCCTTCAAGCTGTGCCAGTTTTCTCCTCATGAAGGAGTAGTCACCTCTCTGATGTCACTGCAGGAGAATTTTCATCGTGACTACTACTGTATAACACAGATTAGGGCATTGGGATGTGTGGATGGGCATCCTAATCCTCAGGTTTACGCAGTGTGCTTTATACAGCATGCCattgtttgtgtctgtctctagGGTTTGTAATCAGAACCGAGAGGGTAGTAAAACAAATGGGGCTGGGTTGTACTTACCTCTTCcaaactaattaagaaaataagttcAACCAGGAAAACAGCCACGACATTTAATGATAAACAGATATGAGGAGATATAATTACGGGATTATTATGGCAATAGCTGTGTCCACATTGGGATTAGGTCCAGGTCTCCTGATTGCGGTTCTTTCTTTGCCCGCAGGAAGACACCATCCAAAGGGAAGGTCATATGCGCTGGGGGGAAGGCTTCGTGCTGGTCTACGATATCACCGATCGAGGGAGCTTCGAAGAAGTGCTGCCGCTGAAGAACGTCTTAGATGAAGTCAAAAAGCCCAAAAATGTAACTCTCATCTTGGTCGGAAACAAAGCCGACTTGGACCACTCCAGACAAGTGAGtacagaagaaggggagaagctGGCTACGGAATTGGCTTGTGCCTTTTACGAATGTTCCGCCTGCACCGGAGAAGGGAACATCACCGAGGTATTCTATGAGCTCTGTCGAGAGGTGCGTCGCAGAAGGATGGTGCAAGGCAAGACACGGCGACGCAGCTCCACCACACACGTCAAGCAAGCGATTAACAAGATGCTTACCAAAATCAGTAGTTAGAGGTCCTGCCAAGATGTGCTAAAAATGGAAAAGTCCTTCCTGGCTCTCCTTTTACCCTTCCAAACACGAGCAAAATATCCTACTCCTTATTCTGACTTTGGGAAATGTCAGGGTCTCTCGTGGTTCCTGGTCTGCTAAATGCTGGGAAGTTCTCTGTTGTCCTCTCGGTCCTGATGGCTGTGACAGTCTCTCCCTTTCCTGCTTGCGTAGGATCCGTGCTAACGTAGTTTGAAGATGTAACCACCAAAGATGCTGAAGTGGCTGAGTTCGTGGAAGCTAATTTTAGGCATCCCTGCCTTGCTTCAATAAGTTGAAGTCTTTTCAAAGGCATTTTAAGATTCTGTTTCTTGTGGAATGCTGCAAGAGTCTCCACAACGTTTTGTGATGTCTGGTGAGAACTAGAGAGGGTTAGCTGAGCGATTGGGGTAGAAATGGAGCTCTAGTTCCCATCtgaagtaaacttttttttttttttaaaaaaaaagttatcttacTTAAATTGTACAGTTTTTCTTTAACCCTTTATTTCACTGTTAGGTTAAAATGTCATTGATTTTCTTGCTTTGTAATGTAATTGCCCATTTCAATTAAATTTGGTTCTCTCAATGATCTATATCAATCCTTACCTGCCCTTCTATTAGAATTTCCtcaataacaaaagaaacaagaccCACAAGTCACAATCCTGCTGGGTCTTTGCTCCCTGGAGCCTGGGTGATGGGAAACACCAGGAACCTTTGTACCAATGCTTGGCTTCACTGCATGTTAGTAGAGGAATTAGAATTAGAGACCCCTGGTTTGTATAGTACTACTCCACTAGCTCTGTAGCAAGAAGATAATCCTCTAAATACAAAAACTATAATGCCTAGTTATTCCCCGTTGGAAACCAAGGCTGAATCCCATGCAGTCAATTGAGTCAACCTCTGGTTCAGTAAGTTCGCCACATGCTTTCTTAACCTTTTAACCTTTGAGTGAGACTGATTCCCTTGGAAGAACTGGGGGAAAGAATGGTGATTATAATTCATTATACCTGAATGGGCGTATATAACGTGGAGGCTCAGCTGGTGAAAGGAACCGTAACTGCCAAGAGTTCATGGCCCTTTTCTCCATTTCCTGCCCCATATATTAAGATTTGGGCACTTTATTTTAGAaggaaatatatatcttttacatatgtatgtatttatatgtatacatataagtgTGTATAAAATTTGTAAGCATTGGAGGCTTTAATTCACAACGTATTTGAACAATCTGGTGTAACTGACTTGGTTTTATGTGActataataaaaagtataattttcaAGTTCTgtcgagattttttttttttttgtgactagTTTGTAAGTTTAGGGGAGACCTGGGAGTCAACTGAATTGCAGAAGGAAAAGTCAGGGAACCTGATTTGAAGAGAAAATTAGCTCCTGTTAATAATACCAGCTG includes:
- the Rerg gene encoding ras-related and estrogen-regulated growth inhibitor — encoded protein: MAKSAEVKLAIFGRAGVGKSAIVVRFLTKRFIWEYDPTLESTYRHQATIDDEVVSMEILDTAGQEDTIQREGHMRWGEGFVLVYDITDRGSFEEVLPLKNVLDEVKKPKNVTLILVGNKADLDHSRQVSTEEGEKLATELACAFYECSACTGEGNITEVFYELCREVRRRRMVQGKTRRRSSTTHVKQAINKMLTKISS